In Pyrus communis chromosome 8, drPyrComm1.1, whole genome shotgun sequence, one genomic interval encodes:
- the LOC137742986 gene encoding uncharacterized protein produces MVNEYYWRFTDLSRYYLEVAANPGEMVRRVRLGTKKKWRSMATITPCDSYKKFYKILLRIKDSENMPSESEEEEKNVNQRKKDKGKGQTSHKPRKTQSFKHSGANSSSSSGGFSATGQGRGGRFSWGPRGQRQGDTGRGIAPLCRGCNNRHFGECRRGNRGCFTCGQIGHRATNCP; encoded by the coding sequence ATGGTGAATGAGTACTATTGGAGGTTCACTGATTTATCTCGTTATTATCTGGAGGTTGCTGCCAATCCGGGTGAGATGGTTCGTCGTGTTCGattgggtactaagaagaagtggcgttctatggcgaccatTACTCCTTGCGACTCTTATAAGAAGTTCTATAAGATTTTGTTGAGGATTAAGGATTCTGAGAATATGCCTAGCgagagtgaggaagaagaaaaaaatgtcaatcaaaggaaaaaagatAAAGGCAAAGGTCAAACATCTCACAAACCTCGCAAGACTCAGAGTTTTAAGCATAGTGGAGCCAATTCCAGTTCTTCCAGCGGAGGTTTTAGTGCCACTGGTCAGGGAAGAGGTGGTAGATTTTCTTGGGGTCCTAGAGGCCAGAGACAGGGTGACACTGGTAGAGGAATAGCTCCGTTATGCCGCGGGTGTAACAATCggcattttggtgagtgtaggAGAGGCAACCGTGGTTGTTTCACTTGTGGGCAAATAGGACATAGAGCTACAAATTGTCCCTAG
- the LOC137742987 gene encoding uncharacterized protein: MANLANLDFVALDIPKKNYLTWVVDAKIHLEVGNLGETIKAENSAFSHDWVKTHLRIQDFKSVAEYNSTMFRISSQMKLCGKTFTKEDMLEKTFSTFDASKVLLQQYKERGFIEYNQLISVVLVTEQNSELLMKNHQSRLTGSTPFPEMNDFSLKVTITSSHGNNYKRGRGNKRGRWNGKGKNHGVKFHNQVPKHNSGPSFKNT, encoded by the exons atggcgaacttggcaaatcttgattttgttgccctgGATATTCCTAAGAAGAACTACCTTACCTGGGTAGTGGATGccaagatccatctggaggTAGGGAATCTTGGAGAAACCATTAAGGCGGAGAACAGTGCGTTCTCTCATGATTGGGTGAAG ACACACCtaaggatccaggatttcaagtcGGTGGCTGAGTACAATTCTACAATGTTCAGAATTAGCTCCCAGATGAAGCTCTGTGGGAAAACCTTCACTAAAGAAGATATGCTAGAAAAGACTTTCAGCACCTTTGATGCCTCCAAAGTGCTCCTGCAGCAGTATAAAGAAAGGGGCTTTATTGAGTACAACCAACTGATATCTGTGGTCCTTGTGACTGAACAAAACAGtgagcttttgatgaagaatcatcagtcCCGACTTACTGGATCGACACCATTCCCAGAAATGAATGATTTTTCCCTTAAAGTGACTATCACATCCTCTCATGGCAATAATTACAAAAGAGGACGTGGCAACAAACGAGGCCGGTGGAACGGGAAAGGCAAGAATCATGGTGTCAagtttcacaaccaggttccaAAGCATAATTCAGGCCCGAGCTTCAAGAATACATAG
- the LOC137742985 gene encoding uncharacterized protein, with protein MGRGGAYHYQGDDAPYASGQYPYPQDPYFQSRYPQFSGGYMSYPPIPMGGSQWYQGGQPPQGKIATSSVGSSRQSGQPSQGRNVQGRGGRQQTQGRIHNISLQDAHNNRDLIMGTLNILGYFAKVLIDCGATHYVISHTFSQVTQPHPTPLGYGLEFAMPRGERCYIDCVYPGCPVMVEDIVMPANLIPLDIVDLDVILGTYSLHHNRANNDCYRKTVTFHHPGLPMVTFVGEQSGVRHGIISTVRAKRLLSKGCQGYLGHVVLNNVTPSSVEDVRIVRHFPDVFPDDLPGLPPDRDVEFTIDLLPGTNHISLTLYQMAPAEFRQLKIQLQELVDKGFIQPSTSPWGAPVLFVRKKDGTLRLCINYRQLNRLKISSDDVPKIAFKTRYSHYEFLVMPFGLTNAPAAFMDLMNRSFQQLKYCLTHAPVLALPNNSGNFEVYSDASLNGLGCVLMQHGRVIAYTSRQLKPHEMNYPTHDLELAAIIFALKMWRHYLYGEKCKIFTDHKSLQFLFTQRDLNFHQRRWLERLSDYDCTIDYHPSRANVVADALSRKSQRRINTLYASRVPLMADLRLTGVRLEVKGQEEALGTRLLYSTAYHPQTDGQSERTIQTLEDMLRSSVLQSRRKSFVGPEIVGEATQNVQVIKSNLKVAQDQQKSLADRHTTDRVYEVGDWVFLKLSPWRDVVRFGKKGKLSPRYIGPYMITERVGEVAYMLKLPSKLAKVHNVFHVSLLRHYVADSSHVIPPQPLEINLDLTYDDEPVTILDWKEKVLRNKTMSLVKVLWSNHSAEDSTWETEDRMRDLYPRLFYDY; from the exons ATGGGTCGTGGGGGTGCTTACCATTATCAGGGTGATGATGCTCCTTATGCTTCAGGGCAATATCCGTATCCCCAGGATCCTTATTTTCAGAGTAGGTATCCTCAGTTTTCAGGTGGTTATATGTCGTATCCTCCCATTCCAATGGGTGGATCTCAGTGGTACCAGGGAGGACAGCCTCCGCAGGGAAAAATTGCTACTAGTAGTGTGGGATCTTCAAGGCAGTCTGGTCAACCTAGTCAGGGGCGTAATGTGCAGGGTCGAGGTGGACGACAGCAGACCCAGGGACgcattcacaatatttctctgcaagATGCTCATAATAATCGggacttgatcatgggtacgttaaatatccttggttattttgctaaagtattgattgattgtggtgctacacattatgttatttctcatacattttctcaagtgacgcaacctcacccTACTCCTCTAGGGTATggtttagagtttgctatgcctagaggggagagatgttatattgattgtgtgtatccaggatgtccagtgatggtggaaGATATTGTTATGCCAGCTAACCTTATCCcattagatattgttgatttggatgtgattttgggcacataTTCGTTGCACCATAACCGTGCCAACAATGATTGTTACAGGAAAACTGTTACCTTCCATCATCCTGGATTACCTATGGTCACTTTTGTGGGTGAACAGAGTGGGGTAAGACATGGCATTATTTCAACGGTGAGAGCTAAAAGGTTGTTATCAAAAGGGTGTCAGGGATATTTAGGTCATGTAGTGTTGAATAATGTTACTCCTAGTAGCGTAGAGGACGTAAGAAtagtcaggcattttcctgatgtttttcctgacgatttacctggattgccgccagaccgagatgtggagtttaccattgatttgcttccaggtactaatcatATATCATTGACTCTTTATCaaatggctcctgctgagtttaGGCAATTGAAAATCCAATTGCAGGAACTAgtggataaaggttttattcaacctagtacttcaccctggggagctccagtgttgtttgtgagaaagaaagacgggACTCTGAGGTTATGCATTaattacaggcaattgaatcgg TTGAAGATCAGTAgtgatgatgtccctaagataGCTTTCAAGACTCGTTAtagtcattacgagtttctggtgaTGCCATTTGGATTAACAAATGCgccagctgcttttatggatttaatgaaccga agtttccaacagttgaagtattgtctcactcatgcacctgttttggcacttccAAACAATAGTGGTAATTTCGAAGTCTacagtgatgcttccttgaatggtctgggatgtgtactgatgcagcatggtagggtgattgcttatacttcacgacaattaaagcctcatgagatgaattaccctactcatgatttggagttggcggCCATTATCTTTGCCTTGAagatgtggagacattatctttatggtgaGAAATGTAAGATATTTACGGACCATAAGagtcttcaatttcttttcacTCAGAGAGACCTTAATTTTCATCAACGGAGATGGTTGGAACGacttagtgattatgattgcacgattgattatcaccctagtcgtgcaaatgtggtagctgatgcacttagcaggaaatcTCAACGTCGTATTAAcacgttgtacgctagtcgtgttccTCTAATGGCAGACTTGAGATTAACTGGAGTACGGTTAGAGGTTAAAGGTCAAGAG gaagctttgggtacgagattactctacagtacggcatatcatcctcagacagacGGACAATCTGAGAGGACCATTCAGACGTTagaggatatgttgagatcttcggtgttgca AagtcggagaaagagttttgtaGGCCCCGAGATTGTAGGTGAggctactcaaaatgttcaggtaattaagtctaacttGAAGGTGGCCCAGGATCAACAAAAGAGCTTAGCGGACCGGCATACtactgacagagtgtatgaaGTGGGTGATTGGGTGTTTCTGAAGTTGTCACCGTGGAGAGATGTAGTACGGTTcggaaagaaaggtaagttaagtcccaggtatatcggaccaTATATGATCACtgagcgagttggtgaagtgGCTTACATGCTTAAGTTGCCTTCTAAGCTGGCTAAAGtacataatgtttttcatgtgtccTTGCTTCGTCATTACGTTGCGGATTCGtcacatgtgatacctcctcaaccattgGAAATTAATCTGGATTTAACATATGATGATGAACCAGTAACGATTctagattggaaggaaaaggttctgaggaacaagactatgagtttagtgaaagttttgtggagtaATCACTCAGCGGAGGATTCTacttgggagacagaagatcggatgagagatttgtatcctcgattgTTCTACGATTACTAG